The following are from one region of the Planctomycetaceae bacterium genome:
- a CDS encoding FliA/WhiG family RNA polymerase sigma factor: MATKLSEDVADVWIEFKKDQTNQALRNRLMERYLPLVRYNAERVWAKLPEGVDLNDLMSAGVFGLMDAIEAFDMDRGVKFETYCVPRIRGAMLDELRTMDWVPRLVRSKASKMEAARKAVEARTGRPPTDAEIAAQMGLPILEFERLKTEASAVNLVSLNKKWYETDSYKDVREVDVLEDAKGEDPTNGIQKLDLMKLVTKGLNRNERLIIILYYYEELTMKEIGSTLGLSESRVSQMHSSIVGRLKEQLCERRPEFDE, translated from the coding sequence ATGGCTACGAAGCTCAGTGAAGATGTCGCAGACGTCTGGATCGAATTCAAGAAAGACCAGACCAATCAGGCGCTGCGGAATCGGCTGATGGAGCGGTACCTGCCGCTGGTGCGATACAACGCGGAACGTGTCTGGGCGAAGCTTCCGGAAGGTGTCGATCTGAATGATCTGATGTCCGCCGGAGTCTTCGGACTGATGGACGCGATCGAAGCCTTTGATATGGACCGGGGAGTCAAGTTCGAGACTTACTGTGTGCCCCGAATCCGCGGAGCCATGCTGGATGAACTGCGGACGATGGACTGGGTTCCGCGTCTTGTCCGCAGCAAGGCCAGCAAGATGGAAGCCGCTCGCAAGGCCGTCGAAGCTCGCACCGGCCGTCCGCCGACGGACGCCGAAATCGCCGCTCAAATGGGGCTGCCGATTCTGGAATTCGAACGTCTGAAGACCGAAGCCAGCGCCGTCAACCTGGTCAGTCTGAACAAGAAGTGGTACGAAACCGACAGCTACAAGGACGTTCGCGAAGTCGATGTGCTGGAAGACGCGAAGGGTGAAGATCCCACCAACGGCATTCAGAAGCTGGACCTGATGAAACTGGTCACCAAGGGCCTGAACCGCAACGAACGGCTGATCATCATTTTGTACTACTACGAGGAACTGACGATGAAGGAAATCGGCAGCACTCTGGGCCTGTCAGAATCCCGAGTCAGCCAGATGCACAGCAGCATCGTCGGCCGACTGAAGGAACAGCTTTGTGAGCGACGCCCTGAGTTCGACGAGTAG
- a CDS encoding DUF1501 domain-containing protein yields MSNNTLQRHNFRSLTMHHMNPLREYDLMLTRRQLFGRSALGLGTAAMAGLLAPEMARGDELTPPGTHHTPKAQRVIYLFMSGGPSQHDMWDYKPKMTDMFNKQLPDEIRSGQRITGMTANQKNGLPVCPSKYKFTKYDNNQNGVWVSELLPHTATVAKELCVVHSTFTEAINHDPAITFIQTGSQIPGRPSLGAWLSYGLGSMNENLPRYVVMHAHSNFAEQSLFNRLWGTGFMPSDYQGMLLRSTGDPVLYLSNPDGVTSADRRSQLDALAAINAVQHDRFADPEILARIRQHEMAYRMQTSVPELMDLSGETEETFKLYGEDAKTPGTFAACCLNARRLAERGVRNIQIFHRGWDAHGNLPKEHESQCKDVDQGCAGLIKDLRQRGMLDETLVVWGGEFGRTAYCQGNLTREDYGRDHHPRCFTTWMAGGGIKPGITYGRTDDYGYNITDADGVTLSPQPTPATWTPGTMHVHDLNATILHLVGIDHKRLTYRYQGRDFRLTDVHGHVIHDILA; encoded by the coding sequence ATGTCGAACAACACACTGCAAAGACACAACTTCAGGAGTCTGACAATGCATCACATGAATCCCCTTCGAGAATACGATCTTATGCTGACCCGCCGGCAACTCTTCGGCCGCTCGGCTCTGGGTCTTGGCACGGCTGCGATGGCCGGACTTCTGGCGCCGGAGATGGCTCGCGGCGACGAACTGACGCCTCCGGGAACACACCACACACCGAAAGCACAGCGAGTCATCTATCTGTTCATGAGCGGCGGTCCCAGTCAGCACGACATGTGGGACTATAAGCCGAAGATGACCGACATGTTCAATAAGCAATTGCCCGATGAAATCCGCAGCGGGCAGCGAATCACGGGGATGACGGCGAACCAGAAGAACGGACTGCCTGTTTGCCCCTCGAAGTACAAGTTCACGAAATATGACAACAACCAGAACGGTGTCTGGGTCAGTGAACTGCTGCCTCACACCGCCACCGTCGCGAAGGAGTTGTGCGTCGTTCACAGCACATTCACCGAAGCAATCAATCACGACCCGGCGATCACCTTCATTCAGACGGGCAGCCAGATTCCCGGTCGGCCGAGTCTGGGAGCGTGGCTGAGCTATGGGTTGGGCAGCATGAATGAGAATCTGCCGCGATATGTGGTGATGCACGCCCATTCCAATTTCGCTGAACAGAGCCTGTTCAATCGACTGTGGGGCACGGGATTCATGCCGTCGGACTACCAGGGAATGCTGCTGCGAAGCACGGGCGACCCGGTCCTGTATCTCAGCAATCCCGACGGAGTCACGTCGGCCGATCGCCGTTCGCAACTGGACGCGCTGGCGGCGATCAACGCCGTTCAGCACGACCGGTTCGCCGACCCGGAGATTCTGGCAAGAATCCGTCAGCACGAAATGGCGTACCGAATGCAGACATCCGTTCCCGAACTGATGGACCTGTCAGGAGAAACCGAAGAGACGTTCAAACTTTACGGCGAAGACGCGAAGACTCCCGGGACATTTGCCGCCTGCTGCCTGAACGCTCGACGTCTGGCAGAACGCGGAGTCCGCAACATCCAGATCTTCCACCGCGGCTGGGACGCTCACGGAAATCTGCCGAAGGAACACGAATCACAATGCAAAGACGTCGACCAGGGCTGCGCGGGACTGATCAAAGACCTTCGTCAGCGAGGCATGCTGGATGAAACGCTGGTGGTCTGGGGCGGCGAATTCGGCCGCACCGCCTATTGCCAGGGCAACCTGACAAGAGAAGACTACGGTCGTGACCATCATCCGCGATGTTTCACCACGTGGATGGCCGGCGGAGGAATCAAGCCCGGCATCACTTACGGTCGCACGGACGACTACGGCTACAACATCACCGATGCCGATGGCGTCACGCTGTCGCCTCAGCCGACACCGGCCACGTGGACGCCCGGCACGATGCACGTCCACGACCTGAACGCAACGATCCTGCATCTGGTGGGCATCGACCACAAACGCCTGACCTACCGCTACCAGGGCCGCGACTTCCGCCTGACCGATGTCCATGGCCATGTAATTCACGATATTCTTGCGTAA
- a CDS encoding PSD1 and planctomycete cytochrome C domain-containing protein yields the protein MKTAPAVTAITLLFAGVVRADGPVTEAKVDFPREILPILSNKCFVCHGPDSHDADLLRLDSFETATADRGGYRAIDPQHPDQSEILKRIHSADDPMPPADAEKQLSPQERDVITRWVKQGGTYAMHWAFVPPKKQVPAIVTSSNASDIIDAFIAEKQAAQGVTFAPEADRATLARRAALTLIGLPPEPKQLEAFLSDNRPDAYERYVDDLLADPHYGEHQARYWLDAVRYGDTHGLHLDNRRGIYPYRDWVVNAFNSNLPLNEFITWQLAGDLLPEPSLDQLVATGYVRLNPSTGEGGAIPDEFQVKNNFDRVETLGTVFLGMSLTCARCHSHKYDPIPQTEYYRLLAFFNNTTEPPLDGNKYEYGAVVKAPQNQDSWNAWHELAAERADLIDTAKAALTKSATAEELTAWETADADQRLQLLADQNGPFAKLAMQQPAADLIAKITAAQEQFTTTLVAEELPEPRKTFLLRRGEYDLPTGDPLDPGVISVMGSLPADAPKNRLGLAQWLTSSNHPLVARVLINRVWQNTFGYGLVRTPEDFGLQGRQPTHPELLDWLAVELQDSGWDLKHMRRLMVNSRTFRQNSAWRTDVDDPENRLLARGPGYRLDAEVIRDIGLWSSNLLDPQMGGEGVKPYQPAGMWEALAHPASNTKNYVADTGPLLYRRSLYVYWKRTSPHPMMTLFDAPDRESSCVRRSRTSTPLQSLGMLNETQRIEMSRKLAERLLHEGANTAERLSLLFTLVASRPPTDVERSACERLLKTMQARYQNATEDAVALLSTGEAKRDESLDPAELASWTQVCVTVLASDLAILMY from the coding sequence ATGAAAACTGCTCCCGCCGTCACCGCTATCACACTGCTTTTTGCCGGCGTGGTCCGCGCTGATGGACCCGTCACCGAGGCGAAGGTCGACTTTCCTCGTGAGATCCTTCCGATCCTGTCGAACAAGTGCTTCGTTTGTCACGGCCCGGACTCCCACGATGCTGATCTGCTGCGACTTGACTCATTCGAAACCGCAACTGCGGACCGCGGCGGCTATCGCGCGATCGATCCGCAGCACCCCGACCAAAGTGAGATCCTGAAGCGGATTCACTCCGCCGATGACCCCATGCCGCCGGCCGACGCGGAAAAGCAACTGTCGCCACAGGAACGCGACGTGATCACCCGGTGGGTGAAGCAGGGCGGGACGTATGCCATGCACTGGGCGTTTGTGCCGCCAAAGAAACAAGTTCCCGCGATTGTGACATCATCGAACGCAAGCGACATCATTGATGCGTTCATCGCCGAAAAGCAGGCGGCTCAGGGAGTCACGTTCGCGCCGGAAGCCGACCGCGCCACTCTTGCACGGCGGGCGGCTCTGACGCTGATCGGTCTGCCTCCGGAACCCAAACAGCTTGAGGCGTTCCTGTCCGACAACCGCCCCGATGCGTATGAGCGATACGTCGACGACCTGCTTGCCGATCCGCATTACGGCGAACATCAGGCGCGGTACTGGCTGGACGCGGTTCGGTACGGCGATACTCACGGTCTGCACCTCGACAACCGCCGCGGCATTTATCCGTATCGCGACTGGGTCGTAAACGCCTTCAACAGCAACCTGCCGCTGAATGAGTTCATTACCTGGCAGCTTGCCGGAGACCTGCTGCCCGAGCCGTCGCTCGATCAGCTTGTCGCGACGGGTTACGTTCGCCTGAATCCCAGCACAGGCGAAGGCGGCGCGATCCCGGACGAGTTTCAGGTCAAGAACAATTTCGACCGCGTTGAAACGCTGGGCACGGTGTTCCTCGGCATGTCGCTGACCTGCGCTCGATGCCACTCTCACAAGTACGATCCGATTCCGCAGACGGAGTACTACCGGCTGCTGGCATTCTTCAACAACACCACCGAACCGCCTCTCGACGGCAACAAGTACGAATATGGTGCCGTCGTCAAAGCTCCGCAGAATCAGGACTCGTGGAATGCGTGGCACGAACTGGCCGCCGAACGCGCGGATCTGATCGACACCGCCAAAGCGGCTCTGACGAAGTCCGCCACGGCTGAAGAACTGACCGCATGGGAGACTGCCGACGCGGACCAGCGGCTGCAATTGCTGGCCGACCAGAACGGACCGTTCGCGAAGCTCGCGATGCAGCAGCCGGCAGCCGATCTGATCGCAAAGATCACCGCCGCGCAGGAACAATTCACGACGACCCTCGTCGCCGAGGAACTGCCCGAACCCCGCAAGACGTTCCTTCTGCGGCGAGGAGAATACGATCTGCCGACCGGCGACCCGCTCGATCCGGGTGTCATCAGCGTCATGGGAAGCCTGCCGGCAGACGCCCCGAAGAACCGCCTTGGTCTGGCTCAGTGGCTGACGTCTTCCAACCATCCGCTGGTCGCCAGAGTGCTCATCAATCGAGTCTGGCAGAACACGTTTGGCTACGGTCTCGTGCGGACTCCGGAGGATTTTGGTCTGCAGGGCCGCCAGCCGACTCATCCGGAACTGCTGGACTGGCTGGCCGTCGAACTTCAGGACAGCGGCTGGGATCTGAAACACATGCGGCGGCTGATGGTCAACAGTCGCACGTTTCGTCAGAACTCCGCGTGGCGAACCGACGTGGATGACCCGGAAAACCGGCTGCTCGCGCGAGGTCCGGGGTACCGGCTGGATGCGGAAGTCATCCGGGACATCGGACTCTGGTCCAGCAACCTGCTGGATCCTCAGATGGGAGGCGAAGGAGTGAAACCGTATCAGCCCGCGGGCATGTGGGAGGCTTTAGCTCATCCGGCGAGCAACACAAAGAATTACGTCGCCGACACAGGCCCGCTGCTTTACCGCCGCAGCCTGTATGTCTACTGGAAACGCACCAGCCCGCATCCCATGATGACGCTGTTCGACGCACCGGATCGCGAATCAAGCTGCGTTCGCCGTTCACGAACCAGCACTCCGCTGCAATCGCTGGGCATGCTGAACGAAACACAGCGGATTGAAATGTCGCGAAAACTCGCCGAACGCCTGCTGCACGAAGGTGCGAATACCGCAGAACGGCTGAGTCTGCTGTTCACATTGGTCGCCAGCCGTCCGCCAACGGATGTGGAACGTTCCGCCTGCGAACGTCTGCTGAAGACGATGCAGGCACGATATCAAAACGCCACCGAAGATGCGGTCGCATTGCTGTCAACCGGCGAAGCGAAGCGGGACGAGTCACTGGATCCCGCGGAACTCGCGTCATGGACTCAGGTTTGCGTCACGGTTCTGGCCAGCGACCTGGCGATTCTGATGTATTGA
- a CDS encoding GIY-YIG nuclease family protein codes for MAGELTPKQPAVYILASKRNGTLYTGVTSDLVQRVWEHKNDVREGFTKDYAVHTLVYFELHEDMESAITREKRIKKWNRAWKLRLIEEKNSDWNDLYPAII; via the coding sequence ATGGCTGGCGAACTCACACCCAAACAACCGGCGGTTTACATACTTGCCAGCAAACGCAACGGCACACTGTACACCGGGGTCACCAGTGATCTGGTCCAGCGCGTGTGGGAGCACAAGAACGACGTTCGAGAAGGCTTCACGAAAGACTACGCCGTTCACACGCTGGTCTACTTCGAACTGCACGAAGACATGGAATCCGCGATCACGCGGGAGAAGCGAATCAAGAAGTGGAATCGCGCGTGGAAGCTGCGTTTGATCGAAGAGAAGAACTCTGACTGGAACGATCTCTACCCGGCAATCATCTGA
- a CDS encoding sialate O-acetylesterase, with product MFSHRSVCFCLTFFASTSVPAFATDFHVYYLGGQSNMDGFGYVEELPEELRQPVDDVPIFHGNMAADDTAVDGRGVWATVRPGHGTGFTSDGKANNYSNRFGVEVTFAHELKKQFPDRRIAIIKYSRGGTSIAQDAAGQFGCWEPDFKGKNGVNQYDHFLATVRGACADADIDDDGTPDRLIPAGIVWMQGESDAAYSPEIAEKYEANLKRLMDLIRAAFRADDLPVVIGRISYADRNKPAWVHGEIVRQAQADFAKNDANAALVVSTDEYGYSDPWHYDSAGYVDLGRQFADALVKLEADE from the coding sequence ATGTTTTCTCACCGTTCAGTTTGTTTCTGTCTGACGTTTTTCGCATCGACTTCCGTCCCTGCGTTCGCCACTGACTTCCACGTGTACTATCTCGGCGGTCAGTCGAACATGGACGGGTTCGGTTATGTTGAGGAGCTGCCGGAGGAACTCAGGCAGCCCGTTGACGATGTGCCGATCTTTCACGGCAACATGGCTGCTGACGACACAGCCGTGGACGGCAGGGGTGTGTGGGCAACAGTGCGGCCCGGCCACGGAACCGGGTTCACGTCGGACGGCAAAGCGAATAACTACTCCAACCGGTTCGGCGTTGAAGTCACGTTTGCGCATGAGCTGAAAAAACAATTTCCCGACCGCCGTATCGCGATCATCAAGTACTCGCGCGGCGGGACGTCGATTGCTCAGGACGCGGCCGGTCAGTTCGGCTGCTGGGAACCCGACTTCAAGGGCAAAAACGGAGTGAACCAGTACGACCATTTCCTGGCCACCGTTCGAGGTGCCTGCGCCGATGCGGATATCGACGACGACGGAACCCCGGACAGACTGATCCCCGCCGGCATCGTCTGGATGCAGGGGGAAAGCGATGCGGCCTACTCACCGGAAATCGCGGAAAAGTACGAAGCAAACCTGAAGCGGCTGATGGACCTGATTCGTGCCGCGTTTCGGGCCGATGACCTTCCGGTTGTGATCGGCCGGATTTCCTACGCGGACAGGAACAAGCCGGCCTGGGTCCACGGCGAAATCGTGCGACAGGCTCAGGCCGACTTTGCGAAGAACGATGCGAATGCCGCGCTGGTAGTTTCAACGGATGAGTACGGCTACTCCGATCCGTGGCATTACGATTCGGCGGGCTACGTGGATCTCGGCCGTCAGTTTGCTGATGCGCTGGTCAAGTTGGAGGCAGATGAATAA
- a CDS encoding sigma-70 family RNA polymerase sigma factor: MSIENLEDLSESISANLLRRLQDPDLDQAAWSRLVALYGPLVYRWCRRWQVPADDAPDIVQDVFRSVAAAVRRFSRHNPGSTFRGWLWTISRNAVRRYAGRHQQDAQGTGGTDHLLRLHEVPENCEDDPSFESESVLLLRSALDTIRADFESHTWEVFWRSAVLGHATADIAEDHSMTCKAVRQARYRVLKRLREECAKTFLL, from the coding sequence ATGTCAATCGAGAATCTCGAAGACTTGTCGGAATCGATTTCGGCAAATCTGCTGCGGCGTTTGCAGGATCCGGATCTGGACCAGGCGGCGTGGTCTCGTCTGGTTGCACTGTACGGTCCGCTGGTTTATCGCTGGTGTCGGCGTTGGCAGGTTCCTGCCGACGACGCTCCTGACATCGTGCAGGATGTGTTTCGATCGGTCGCTGCGGCCGTCCGTCGTTTTTCGCGACACAATCCGGGAAGTACATTCCGCGGCTGGTTGTGGACGATTTCGAGGAACGCGGTCCGCCGCTATGCCGGCCGACATCAGCAGGATGCTCAGGGAACTGGCGGCACCGACCACTTGCTGCGGCTTCATGAAGTTCCTGAGAATTGCGAAGACGATCCGTCGTTTGAATCAGAATCGGTCCTGCTGCTGCGTTCCGCTCTGGATACGATTCGTGCTGATTTCGAATCGCATACGTGGGAAGTGTTCTGGCGTTCCGCAGTACTTGGTCACGCAACCGCAGACATCGCGGAAGACCATTCGATGACCTGCAAGGCGGTGCGGCAGGCGAGGTATCGTGTGCTGAAACGACTGCGCGAAGAATGCGCCAAGACCTTTCTACTGTAG
- a CDS encoding protein kinase: protein MKTSCPAKETLHAWLTAELDESQAARISDHVDGCQRCSESVAEMERDGLPEFELLNDQPPDNHYADEPQCETAIRMAEQATPFESPAAPAPAAVTEPPATQIRDYRLLRILGKGGMGVVYLAVHVGLNRQVALKLLHPSRTKSSKAIARFRREIEAMGRFNHPNLVRAADAGEYRGQHFLVMDVVDGCDLSRLLRSQGSLTIPDACEIVKQAALGLQHIHEHGLVHRDIAPSNLMLTREGTVKVTDLGLALLDDRRFPTAEELTETGQVMGTLDYMAPEQAVSTEVDIRADVYGLGATLFKLLTGKSPLDALNLDTPLKKAAALPNFEAPDVTTRRSELPPELASLVNRMLNRHPEERPSQPVDVAAALEPFTAGCDLPALSMAAGIAEPDELATAIGTDLAFPSAELATTWKAQTVDTAGLRRAMPIPAAIIGALLLVLAGALWTALPGPDETSGNKLSQANVTNASTITPPAQAAIQTDREVAVRVLEIGGEIDIADREDSIRVTSADDLPQTPFRLVYIMLAGNPQVDDEFLEEISGLRNLVGLTLQHTRISDRGVHLLGQVKTLSDIYLYGAALTDEGVEPLTQLSNLLELVLSDTKITDLTLQRLADQQHLRRLFVKGTRITDAGLKFVGQLESLEELDLRQTSVTDSGLAHLSSLTSLESLSLSNTGVTDDGLSFLKDLRRLQTLYLVETAVTEAGVDRLLAAIPDCEVVLED from the coding sequence ATGAAAACATCCTGCCCCGCCAAAGAAACGCTGCATGCATGGCTGACAGCAGAGTTGGACGAATCCCAGGCGGCTCGGATCAGCGATCATGTCGATGGTTGCCAGCGATGCAGCGAGTCGGTCGCTGAAATGGAACGCGATGGCCTGCCGGAATTCGAGCTGCTGAACGATCAGCCGCCGGACAACCACTACGCCGATGAGCCGCAGTGTGAAACCGCCATCCGGATGGCAGAACAGGCGACGCCATTCGAGTCACCTGCAGCGCCGGCACCCGCTGCCGTAACGGAACCGCCTGCGACTCAGATTCGCGACTACAGATTGCTGCGAATTCTGGGAAAAGGCGGAATGGGAGTCGTCTACCTTGCGGTTCACGTCGGTCTGAACCGTCAGGTGGCGTTGAAACTGTTGCATCCTTCGCGGACAAAGTCTTCAAAGGCAATCGCTCGCTTTCGCCGTGAAATTGAAGCGATGGGGCGGTTCAATCATCCGAATCTTGTCCGCGCGGCTGATGCCGGCGAATACCGCGGGCAGCATTTTCTGGTGATGGACGTCGTCGACGGATGCGATCTTTCAAGGTTGCTGCGGTCGCAAGGCTCGCTGACGATTCCAGACGCCTGTGAAATTGTCAAACAGGCGGCGCTGGGGCTGCAGCACATTCACGAACATGGTCTCGTTCACCGCGACATCGCACCATCAAATCTGATGCTGACCCGAGAGGGCACCGTGAAGGTGACAGACCTGGGACTTGCCCTGCTGGATGACCGGCGGTTTCCGACTGCCGAAGAACTGACAGAAACCGGACAGGTGATGGGCACGCTCGACTACATGGCTCCGGAGCAGGCGGTCAGCACCGAAGTCGATATTCGAGCGGACGTTTATGGACTCGGAGCGACACTGTTCAAGCTGCTGACCGGAAAGTCGCCACTGGACGCACTCAACCTGGATACTCCATTGAAGAAAGCGGCCGCGCTGCCGAACTTTGAAGCACCCGACGTGACGACGCGCCGTTCGGAACTGCCACCGGAACTGGCTAGCCTGGTCAACCGCATGTTGAACCGACACCCGGAGGAACGACCTTCACAGCCCGTTGACGTCGCCGCGGCACTCGAACCCTTCACAGCGGGATGCGATCTGCCCGCGTTGAGCATGGCCGCAGGCATCGCCGAGCCGGATGAATTGGCGACTGCAATCGGAACGGACCTGGCGTTTCCTTCAGCAGAGCTGGCCACCACGTGGAAAGCGCAAACTGTTGACACGGCCGGTCTACGTCGCGCGATGCCCATTCCCGCAGCCATTATTGGCGCGTTGCTGCTGGTTCTGGCCGGCGCATTGTGGACTGCGCTCCCGGGGCCCGACGAGACATCCGGTAACAAGTTGTCACAGGCGAATGTGACGAATGCTTCCACAATCACACCGCCAGCGCAAGCCGCCATTCAAACCGATCGCGAAGTCGCCGTCCGTGTGCTGGAGATCGGTGGCGAGATCGATATTGCTGACCGGGAAGATTCGATCCGAGTCACGTCGGCCGACGATTTGCCGCAAACTCCCTTTCGTCTTGTGTACATCATGCTGGCTGGCAATCCGCAGGTCGACGACGAATTCCTGGAAGAAATTTCCGGCTTGCGCAACCTGGTCGGACTGACTCTGCAGCACACTCGAATCAGCGACCGCGGCGTCCATCTGCTGGGTCAGGTCAAAACGCTGTCTGATATTTACCTTTACGGAGCAGCGCTGACCGACGAAGGAGTGGAGCCTCTGACACAACTGAGCAACCTGCTGGAACTGGTTCTCAGCGATACCAAAATCACTGATCTGACGCTGCAGCGACTCGCCGATCAGCAACACCTGCGGCGACTGTTTGTCAAAGGCACGCGGATCACAGATGCCGGACTGAAGTTCGTCGGCCAGCTGGAATCGCTGGAGGAACTCGATCTGAGGCAGACCAGTGTGACGGATTCCGGGTTGGCTCATTTGTCGTCGCTCACCAGTCTGGAATCGCTTTCCCTGTCGAACACCGGTGTGACGGACGACGGTCTGTCGTTTCTAAAGGATCTGCGGCGGCTGCAGACTCTGTATCTCGTCGAAACCGCTGTCACCGAGGCGGGAGTAGACAGGCTGCTGGCGGCGATTCCCGACTGCGAAGTCGTTCTGGAAGACTGA
- a CDS encoding choice-of-anchor R domain-containing protein, with the protein MSDRRIRCLSGSTRLLGLFFTILLAIPTTAQTSFAAIVFDNYDPGGAAGASVYRAAGGSSAPILGSSYKRSAAAFTVSGNDFRLTAVTLPVTFAGPPAFNQSLEVRLAADEMGMPGNTLEILDDSSILWPNDSPFLAENTRLESALNPLLINGGTYWIVLEPTRTLISGTTSNYDYNWALNTTGQSVSVLSQSRRGGFPVDPWTDAAIERPLAFRVEGTATAVPEPQSCLIWLVAGVIAVCRSSRSRIRTAVGPSRGVPLDRRNVLVTSG; encoded by the coding sequence ATGAGCGACAGGAGGATTCGTTGTCTGTCGGGATCGACTCGCCTGCTGGGTTTGTTTTTCACCATACTGCTCGCAATTCCAACGACGGCTCAGACCTCATTTGCGGCGATCGTTTTTGATAACTACGACCCAGGCGGTGCAGCGGGAGCATCAGTCTATCGCGCGGCTGGCGGGTCATCTGCTCCGATTCTGGGATCCAGCTACAAGAGAAGTGCGGCAGCTTTTACAGTTTCGGGAAACGACTTTCGCCTGACCGCAGTGACGTTGCCAGTCACGTTCGCTGGTCCCCCGGCGTTCAACCAAAGCCTCGAAGTTCGGCTGGCCGCTGACGAAATGGGAATGCCGGGAAACACACTGGAAATCCTCGACGACAGCAGCATTCTCTGGCCGAATGACAGTCCCTTTCTTGCGGAAAACACCCGACTGGAGTCCGCGTTAAACCCCTTGCTCATAAACGGGGGCACGTACTGGATTGTCCTGGAACCGACGCGGACTTTAATTTCCGGCACGACGTCCAACTACGATTACAACTGGGCGCTGAACACGACGGGGCAGAGCGTGTCCGTCTTGTCGCAGTCACGCCGCGGTGGCTTTCCAGTTGACCCGTGGACCGATGCGGCCATTGAGCGTCCGCTGGCGTTTCGAGTCGAAGGAACCGCCACGGCCGTTCCCGAACCGCAATCGTGCCTGATTTGGCTCGTGGCGGGAGTGATTGCGGTCTGCCGCAGCTCCAGAAGTCGAATTCGCACAGCAGTGGGGCCATCGCGCGGGGTTCCGTTGGACCGCCGGAACGTACTGGTCACGTCAGGCTGA